In Pochonia chlamydosporia 170 chromosome 3, whole genome shotgun sequence, the following are encoded in one genomic region:
- a CDS encoding glycolipid 2-alpha-mannosyltransferase (similar to Aspergillus terreus NIH2624 XP_001216254.1): protein MVAGNARYVRYIIIAVFTLAVFYFVSSSKYDTVTIPSGLGKTGQPAQKGKTDESRSQPQQPIDKAKGGSDNTVTTPKPQKGDDAKSPLALTPEDPNWDAKLVSPAPGPRMNATFVTLARNSDVWDIARSIRQVEDRFNRRYNYDWVFLNDKEFDDTFIKITTSLVSGKTHYGKIAEEHWSFPEWIDQDKAKKVREDMAERKIIYGDSVSYRHMCRFESGFFFRQPLMMNYEYYWRVEPSIELYCDIHYDPFRVMHEGGKKYSFVLSLYEYAETIKTLWDSTKKFMKNHPEHLAADNAMQFLSDDGGETYNNCHFWSNFEVGNLNWLRSKAYIDFFESLDRDGGFFYERWGDAPVHSIAAGLMLNKSEIHFFNDIAYWHVPFTHCPTGEKTRLALRCHCNPSENFDWKGYSCTSRFFDVTGQTKPAGWEDQKD, encoded by the exons ATGGTCGCTGGCAACGCGCGCTACGTGCGCTACATTATCATTGCAGTCTTT ACCCTCGCCGTCTTCTATTTCGTTTCCAGCTCCAAGTACGACACTGTGACGATCCCCTCTGGCTTGGGTAAAACTGGCCAACCTGCACAGAAAGGGAAGACCGACGAGAGCAGAAGTCAGCCCCAGCAGCCtatcgacaaggccaagggtGGCTCTGACAACACCGTTACAACCCCCAAGCCGCAGAAAGGAGACGATGCAAAGTCCCCGCTCGCCCTGACTCCAGAAGATCCTAACTGGGATGCTAAACTGGTCTCTCCCGCTCCTGGTCCTCGCATGAATGCCACGTTTGTTACCTTGGCTCGCAACAGCGATGTTTGGGACATCGCCCGCTCGATCCGCCAGGTCGAAGACAGATTCAACCGACGATACAACTACGACTGGGTGTTCCTCAACGACAAGGAATTCGACGATACTTTCATCAAGATCACCACCTCTCTGGTCTCCGGAAAGACGCACTATGGCAAGATAGCTGAGGAGCACTGGTCATTCCCTGAGTGGATTGACcaggacaaggccaagaaggtgCGCGAGGACATGGCTGAGCGCAAGATCATCTACGGTGACTCGGTGAGCTACCGTCACATGTGCCGCTTCGAGTCCGGTTTCTTCTTCCGACAGCCCCTCATGATGAACTACGAATACTACTGGCGTGTTGAGCCTTCCATTGAGCTGTACTGCGACATCCACTACGATCCCTTCCGCGTCATGCACGAAGGTGGCAAGAAATACAGCTTTGTTCTTAGCTTGTACGAGTACGCAGAGACTATCAAAACTCTCTGGGACAGCACAAAGAAGTTCATGAAGAACCATCCCGAGCACCTTGCTGCGGATAATGCCATGCAATTCCTCAGTGATGACGGTGGCGAAACCTACAATAACTGCCATTTCTGGTCCAACTTCGAGGTCGGCAACCTGAACTGGCTCCGGAGCAAGGCTTACATTGACTTCTTTGAGTCTCTCGACCGGGATGGTGGCTTCTTCTACGAGCGATGGGGCGATGCTCCTGTTCACTCTATTGCAGCTGGGCTCATGTTGAACAAGAGCGAGATTCACTTCTTCAATGACATTGCTTACTGGCACGTTCCCTTCACCCACTGCCCTACCGGCGAGAAGACCCGATTGGCGCTCCGATGTCACTGCAACCCCAGCGAAAACTTTGATTGGAAGGGCTACTCTT GCACTTCCAGATTCTTTGATGTCACTGGCCAAACCAAACCCGCGGGATGGGAGGACCAGAAGGATTAA
- a CDS encoding 37S ribosomal protein S12 (similar to Metarhizium acridum CQMa 102 XP_007810337.1) codes for MVGSIVRHLFSPATRRPLTTPFTSAVLKPSRFTPIFRSASPSAAFSTTPARSATLNQVLRGIRKGKRARHAVSPALSNTNCPALKGVCLRVGVVRPKKPNSGERKTARVKLSSGAVVTAYIPGEGHNIQQHSVVLVRGGRAQDCPGVRYHLVRGALDLGGVANRTTSRSKYGTKKPKKATVG; via the exons atggTCGGCTCAATTGTCCGCCACCTCTTCTCCCCAGCGACACGGCGACCGCTCACCACGCCATTCACCTCCGCCGTCCTCAAACCCTCACGATTCACACCAATCTTCCGCtccgcatcaccatcagcagccttctcaacaacaccagcccGCAGCGCAACGCTGAACCAAGTCCTGCGCGGCATTCGAAAAGGCAAACGCGCACGCCACGCCGTCTCCCCAGCCCTCTCAAACACCAATTGCCCTGCGCTGAAGGGCGTATGTCTCCGCGTGGGTGTCGTGCGGCCGAAGAAACCTAACTCTGGCGAGAGAAAGACTGCTCGTGTGAAGCTTTCGTCCGGGGCGGTGGTGACGGCGTATATTCCCGGTGAGGGACATAATATCCAGCAGCATAGTGTGGTTCTTGTTAGGGGTGGTAGAGCGCAGGATTGTCCGGGTGTGAGATATCACCTTGTGAGGGGGGCTTTGGATCTG GGTGGTGTTGCGAATCGAACTACGAGTCGAAGCAAGTATGGTAcgaagaagcccaagaaggCTACTGTTGGTTAG